Proteins from a genomic interval of Methanoplanus endosymbiosus:
- a CDS encoding rubredoxin, giving the protein MTKWKCRMCGYVYNPEAGDEKSGIKPGTAFEDLPEEWICPKCGAAKSKFIKVG; this is encoded by the coding sequence ATGACAAAATGGAAATGCAGAATGTGCGGATATGTGTACAACCCTGAAGCAGGAGATGAAAAAAGTGGAATCAAACCAGGTACAGCATTTGAAGATCTGCCCGAAGAATGGATCTGCCCCAAGTGCGGTGCAGCGAAATCAAAGTTTATAAAGGTCGGCTAA
- the hypF gene encoding carbamoyltransferase HypF yields MQKCGRIIVKGIVQGVGFRPFVYSLAKKYDIDGSVQNLGSEVRVVASGENFGLFLSEIRRGTPLSKIDSVETEDYSGTVGPGFYIDKSSTGTLSGFIPADVSICDDCIADIREVGGRYYRYWATSCVNCGPRYSIISEIPYDRERTTMDEFPMCGCCRAEYEDPLSRRHHAQTIACRNCGPGLFLYDRCGDPVDCTDPVMMAAELLDAGHIMAIRGIGGFHIACTERSALLLKERLGRTEQALAMMAGRMSFIDSVAFVSDEERDVLRGPEHPIAVLVKRDRDLLSEVSNLDTIGIMLPYSGLHHLIFDNLKAPFLIMTSANSPGNPMITEYETAIDKLSSSVDYFLTHNRVINNRCDDSVVRDGYIIRMSRGYAPKRTSADLGDGCILAVGPELNSNITIYKEGFCYTSPHVGNVRNPSTLEYLTETVQKMAAITGAEYDIIAHDMHPQFLSTRYAKELSEISGAELIPVQHHRAHIAAACTDPCVGIAIDGVGLGDDGTVWGGEVFAGCVPELERVGHLETVNMPGGDLATRFPERMLYGILPDDLTAGILAGRGMSDLELNVLGRQVKTGINVAKTSSTGRVLDAASALLGICREKTYDGEPAMKLEASASAGTPAEWEREFKTDSGCRVFMTSSLLRRARADYLSGMNVSDIAASFQYNLAAGIAEMAVESAGILGYERVAVSGGVAYNKMIRETIVGIIRREGFIPVLNSEFPLGDGCISYGQCVYAGRMV; encoded by the coding sequence ATGCAAAAATGCGGCAGGATTATTGTAAAAGGTATTGTGCAGGGTGTTGGGTTCCGGCCTTTTGTCTATTCTCTTGCAAAGAAATATGACATTGACGGTTCAGTACAGAATCTTGGTAGTGAGGTGAGGGTTGTCGCATCCGGAGAAAATTTTGGTCTTTTCTTATCTGAGATCCGGAGGGGTACACCTCTTTCAAAGATAGACTCGGTTGAGACTGAGGATTACTCCGGCACAGTAGGTCCCGGATTTTATATTGATAAGAGCAGTACAGGCACTCTTTCCGGTTTTATTCCGGCTGATGTCTCAATCTGTGATGACTGTATTGCTGATATCAGGGAGGTGGGTGGCCGGTATTACAGGTACTGGGCTACTTCCTGTGTAAACTGCGGGCCGAGGTACAGCATAATTTCGGAGATTCCGTATGACCGTGAGAGGACGACTATGGATGAATTTCCAATGTGTGGGTGTTGCAGGGCAGAGTACGAAGATCCACTCTCAAGAAGGCATCATGCGCAGACTATTGCGTGCCGGAATTGCGGGCCCGGACTGTTTTTGTATGACAGATGCGGAGATCCGGTTGACTGCACTGATCCTGTAATGATGGCTGCCGAGCTGCTTGATGCCGGGCATATTATGGCAATCCGGGGTATTGGCGGGTTTCATATTGCCTGCACTGAGCGGTCGGCTTTACTCTTAAAGGAGAGGCTTGGGCGGACTGAGCAGGCACTTGCGATGATGGCCGGGAGGATGAGTTTTATCGACTCTGTAGCTTTTGTCTCTGATGAGGAGAGGGATGTTTTAAGAGGGCCTGAGCATCCGATTGCTGTTCTTGTGAAGCGTGATCGGGACCTGCTCTCTGAAGTGTCAAATCTGGATACAATCGGCATTATGCTTCCCTATTCCGGCCTTCATCATCTCATCTTTGATAACCTGAAAGCGCCGTTTCTGATAATGACCAGTGCGAATTCACCCGGAAATCCGATGATCACCGAATATGAAACTGCTATTGATAAGCTGTCTTCATCAGTTGATTATTTCCTGACACATAACAGGGTTATAAACAACCGCTGTGATGATTCGGTTGTACGGGATGGTTATATCATCCGGATGTCACGCGGCTATGCTCCTAAGAGAACGTCTGCTGATCTGGGTGACGGTTGTATTCTTGCTGTCGGTCCTGAGCTGAATTCAAATATTACAATCTACAAAGAGGGTTTTTGCTATACATCGCCGCATGTGGGCAATGTGAGAAATCCATCAACCCTTGAGTATCTCACAGAGACTGTTCAGAAGATGGCTGCTATTACAGGTGCTGAATATGATATTATTGCCCATGATATGCACCCGCAGTTCTTATCTACACGGTATGCAAAGGAACTCTCTGAGATTTCCGGTGCTGAACTTATCCCGGTTCAGCACCACCGTGCACATATTGCTGCGGCATGCACTGATCCATGTGTCGGCATTGCTATTGACGGGGTTGGTCTTGGTGATGACGGAACTGTGTGGGGCGGTGAGGTCTTTGCCGGATGTGTGCCTGAGCTTGAGAGGGTTGGCCATCTTGAGACTGTTAATATGCCTGGTGGTGATCTTGCCACACGGTTCCCTGAGAGAATGCTGTACGGAATTCTGCCCGATGATCTGACTGCCGGAATTTTAGCCGGACGGGGTATGTCTGATCTTGAGCTGAATGTTTTAGGGAGGCAGGTTAAGACCGGAATTAATGTTGCAAAAACAAGCAGCACGGGAAGAGTGCTTGATGCTGCATCTGCTCTTCTTGGTATCTGCCGTGAGAAGACCTATGATGGTGAACCTGCGATGAAGCTTGAAGCCTCTGCGTCTGCCGGAACTCCGGCGGAATGGGAGAGGGAGTTTAAAACCGATTCCGGGTGCAGGGTTTTTATGACTTCATCACTTCTCAGGCGTGCACGTGCTGATTACCTCTCCGGTATGAATGTTTCAGATATTGCGGCATCATTTCAGTATAATCTTGCGGCAGGCATTGCTGAGATGGCTGTGGAGTCTGCCGGAATTTTAGGTTATGAGAGGGTTGCAGTCTCCGGCGGGGTTGCATATAATAAGATGATTCGGGAGACCATTGTCGGAATTATCAGGAGGGAAGGTTTTATTCCTGTTCTGAACAGTGAATTTCCGCTTGGTGACGGATGTATCTCATATGGACAGTGTGTATATGCGGGTAGGATGGTTTAG
- a CDS encoding TrkH family potassium uptake protein has product MNRLEQFSIIADDLGTVFRFLSVGTIFPLLIALYYQEWDMLVPMALVPVALFILGTVLLHFPENKREAKVSQALFSVAFIWLVCAFIGAIPFSLGIDMPYLDAVFESMSGWTDTGITMLHDVDSTPHTLLFWRSLMQWLGGLGIVAFTVVMLSKTGLNQSRFYRSEGRTEAFMPSVVQQGLQMWKIYLILTGISIVVILLSGVPLWDSVNIAMVAIATGGFSVHTAGIPYYNNALLEMLIIPVMIAGALPFKIYYTMYYRRKSGFLKDEQIKLLLMLILIGCIIITADLIMYRGLSGFDALRKGLFMAVAGATSTGFQTAAVSLWAPVTVLTLIFLMFIGGSSGSTAGGIKLSRAAMAYRGILWWFRRSYVSSKVIVPFRYGGKIIPKAQAETEVSRNMIIILLYIMTIFIAVVLIMHFETPDHDTSMVLFDVVSASCNNGISTGFAGPDLSPFSKVVYIFIMWIGRLEIFPVIMLFMGLFKGFE; this is encoded by the coding sequence ATGAATCGTCTGGAACAGTTTTCAATAATAGCAGATGATCTGGGGACAGTCTTCAGATTTTTAAGTGTCGGAACAATATTTCCGCTGCTTATTGCACTTTATTATCAGGAATGGGATATGCTTGTCCCGATGGCTCTTGTGCCGGTTGCCCTCTTCATTCTGGGAACAGTACTGTTACATTTCCCGGAGAACAAAAGAGAGGCAAAAGTAAGCCAGGCGCTCTTTTCAGTTGCATTCATATGGCTGGTATGTGCCTTTATCGGTGCAATACCATTCTCACTCGGCATTGACATGCCCTATCTTGATGCAGTCTTTGAATCAATGTCAGGATGGACAGATACCGGCATTACCATGCTTCATGACGTGGATTCAACACCACATACCCTACTCTTCTGGAGATCGCTTATGCAGTGGCTGGGCGGTCTTGGCATTGTTGCATTTACGGTTGTGATGCTCTCAAAGACAGGACTGAACCAGTCAAGATTTTACAGATCTGAAGGCAGAACCGAGGCATTTATGCCAAGTGTCGTGCAGCAGGGTCTTCAGATGTGGAAGATATATCTTATCCTAACCGGAATTTCAATAGTTGTTATTCTCTTATCAGGTGTGCCGCTGTGGGATTCTGTAAATATTGCCATGGTTGCAATTGCAACCGGAGGTTTTTCAGTGCATACCGCCGGAATTCCGTACTACAACAATGCACTGCTTGAAATGCTCATAATTCCGGTGATGATTGCAGGTGCCCTTCCCTTTAAAATATATTATACCATGTATTACAGGAGAAAATCCGGATTTTTAAAGGATGAACAGATAAAACTTCTGTTAATGCTCATACTGATCGGCTGCATAATAATCACTGCCGATCTCATCATGTACAGGGGGCTTTCAGGTTTTGATGCCCTGAGAAAAGGTCTTTTTATGGCAGTTGCAGGTGCAACAAGCACAGGTTTTCAGACAGCAGCAGTCAGTCTCTGGGCACCGGTTACTGTCCTCACCCTGATATTTCTTATGTTCATCGGCGGATCTTCAGGCAGTACAGCCGGAGGAATTAAACTGTCAAGGGCAGCTATGGCATACAGGGGGATTCTCTGGTGGTTCAGACGGAGCTATGTCAGCAGCAAAGTAATTGTTCCTTTCAGGTACGGCGGAAAGATAATTCCAAAGGCACAGGCAGAGACCGAAGTGTCCAGAAATATGATTATAATTCTGCTCTACATAATGACCATATTTATTGCTGTGGTGCTGATAATGCATTTTGAGACACCTGACCATGACACCAGTATGGTTCTCTTTGATGTCGTATCAGCTTCATGCAACAACGGGATAAGCACAGGATTTGCAGGGCCGGATTTAAGCCCTTTCAGCAAGGTTGTCTATATATTTATCATGTGGATTGGCCGCCTTGAGATATTCCCGGTGATAATGCTCTTTATGGGTCTTTTCAAAGGGTTTGAATGA
- a CDS encoding response regulator: MSRIMIVDDEEAIREIMTLFLKRDGHDITAISSGSEAVINFKSSLNSGTPFDLVILDANIPGDIGAIEIIKSIKEHDPEISAVITSGDSVGGAMKKPEDFGFARALKKPFKSADLINLVKSLVHT; this comes from the coding sequence ATGTCAAGAATAATGATAGTTGATGATGAGGAAGCGATAAGGGAGATCATGACCCTTTTCCTAAAAAGAGACGGACACGACATAACTGCGATTTCATCCGGAAGTGAAGCAGTCATAAACTTCAAATCCAGTCTGAATTCAGGCACACCTTTCGATCTTGTAATACTTGATGCAAATATACCCGGGGATATCGGTGCAATCGAGATTATAAAATCAATAAAAGAGCATGACCCGGAGATATCAGCGGTAATTACAAGCGGAGATTCAGTAGGCGGGGCAATGAAAAAACCAGAGGATTTTGGATTTGCCAGGGCACTTAAAAAACCATTTAAATCCGCAGATTTGATAAACCTGGTTAAAAGTCTGGTCCACACTTAA
- a CDS encoding FprA family A-type flavoprotein, with the protein MTVRTIKENIYSVGVTDWDRQIFDEMLPLPDGTSYNSYLITGSEKTALIDAVDSDFEEEFITNLAKSDATAIDYIIVNHAEQDHSGALGIFIELFPQAKIITSEKGKELLKSMLGIPDFRMQTVSDMEELSLGDKTLRFRITPWVHWPDTMMTYLKEDKILFSCDFFGAHYATSSLFIDDYHLHYILSKRYFAEIMMPFRKKVSEYLDMLKEYDIDIVAPSHGPLCNSPEILFDQYREWSSDDVKNRVIIPYVSMHGSTKKMVLYLTDALIRRGIEVRPYDLGRADSGAIAMDLLDAATIVIATPTVLFGPHPKAANIAFIANILKPKAKFVSIIGSYGWGGKTVTDLQAMTAKLDAEVIEPVYIKGTPAEDNFLALDSLADEILKKHKEKNIA; encoded by the coding sequence ATGACTGTAAGAACGATTAAGGAAAATATCTACTCAGTAGGTGTTACTGACTGGGACAGGCAGATCTTTGATGAAATGCTGCCGCTTCCCGACGGAACAAGTTACAATTCATATCTTATCACAGGGTCTGAAAAGACTGCACTCATTGATGCAGTAGATTCTGATTTTGAAGAGGAATTTATCACAAACCTTGCAAAATCTGACGCAACCGCAATTGATTACATCATTGTCAATCACGCTGAACAGGACCATTCAGGTGCGCTGGGGATATTTATTGAGCTTTTTCCACAGGCAAAGATAATCACATCAGAGAAAGGAAAAGAACTCTTAAAAAGTATGCTTGGAATTCCGGATTTCAGGATGCAGACCGTATCTGACATGGAAGAGTTGTCCCTCGGAGATAAAACCCTCCGGTTCAGAATTACGCCCTGGGTACACTGGCCGGATACGATGATGACATATTTAAAAGAGGATAAAATTCTCTTCTCATGCGACTTCTTTGGAGCACATTATGCAACATCATCCCTCTTTATTGACGACTATCATTTACACTATATACTCTCAAAGCGTTACTTTGCCGAGATTATGATGCCTTTCAGAAAGAAGGTTTCAGAATATCTTGACATGCTAAAAGAGTATGATATTGATATTGTCGCGCCAAGCCACGGCCCTCTCTGCAACAGTCCGGAGATACTATTCGACCAGTACAGGGAATGGTCTTCTGATGATGTAAAAAACCGTGTAATCATCCCTTATGTATCCATGCACGGAAGCACAAAGAAGATGGTCTTATACTTAACTGACGCGCTTATCAGAAGAGGAATTGAGGTAAGGCCGTATGATCTTGGCCGGGCTGACTCAGGCGCAATTGCAATGGATCTGCTGGATGCCGCAACTATCGTTATTGCAACCCCGACAGTCCTCTTCGGTCCGCACCCAAAAGCAGCCAATATCGCATTTATTGCAAACATCTTAAAGCCAAAGGCAAAATTTGTCAGCATAATAGGTTCTTACGGATGGGGCGGAAAGACAGTGACTGATCTTCAGGCAATGACTGCAAAACTTGATGCAGAGGTTATAGAGCCGGTTTACATCAAAGGAACTCCGGCTGAGGATAATTTCCTCGCGCTGGACAGTCTTGCCGACGAAATATTAAAGAAGCATAAAGAGAAGAATATCGCATAA
- a CDS encoding DUF7839 domain-containing protein: MLKNQNDPLYIILRSKKEATRFQILVEIAENQPALRQQEIAAKLGVTPQAVSEYIRELVDDEMVASQGRGSYTITPKGVEWVTNNAEALESYSRHITRDIIQKVSVWTAIAECDIQKGDIAGVVMKDGYLRANLSKEDARGEAVSDAKAGMDIGISGLKGIINHHRGIVHVCKVPRIERGGSKNVRPELLRDILEKSRFIGAIGIEADIAIINAGGKADAFFGAREGVIEAAVHGLECAVVIVDEEFTDYLKRLETANLRYVIHDLISR, translated from the coding sequence TTGTTGAAAAACCAGAATGATCCCCTATATATTATTCTAAGAAGCAAAAAAGAAGCAACACGTTTTCAGATTCTCGTTGAAATTGCAGAGAATCAGCCGGCCTTAAGGCAGCAGGAGATCGCTGCAAAACTAGGCGTAACTCCGCAGGCAGTCTCCGAATACATAAGAGAACTTGTCGATGACGAGATGGTGGCATCACAGGGCAGGGGAAGTTACACAATCACACCAAAAGGAGTGGAGTGGGTCACAAACAATGCCGAAGCTCTTGAATCCTACTCCAGACATATTACAAGGGACATTATCCAGAAGGTCTCAGTCTGGACTGCAATAGCTGAGTGCGACATACAGAAAGGTGATATTGCAGGTGTCGTTATGAAAGACGGCTACCTCCGCGCAAATCTCAGCAAAGAAGATGCCAGGGGAGAGGCAGTTTCAGATGCCAAAGCCGGCATGGATATAGGAATTTCCGGCCTTAAAGGAATAATTAATCACCACAGAGGAATCGTACACGTCTGCAAGGTACCAAGAATAGAGAGAGGAGGGTCAAAAAATGTCAGACCTGAACTATTACGGGATATTCTTGAGAAGAGCAGATTTATTGGTGCGATAGGTATAGAAGCAGATATTGCTATAATAAATGCCGGAGGAAAGGCAGACGCATTCTTTGGTGCACGCGAAGGAGTAATAGAAGCAGCAGTTCACGGGCTTGAATGTGCAGTCGTCATTGTTGATGAAGAATTCACAGACTATTTAAAAAGGCTTGAAACCGCGAACCTGAGATATGTGATTCATGACCTGATATCACGATGA
- a CDS encoding ArsR family transcriptional regulator — translation MTGHIRIVNDPLDLVPLLITFNDPDFKLVYSQLSKNWMTEEELSEEADSEKVRECIILLKKGNLIEEKWRMPKPGGKPAMEFKTTYSKFRANFQCPMDDLGDIIYISVSNNGDLRNRADEIIKDVRAGNNSVNDIGRKYGISPVFVKGLAKRISNLEVKGQGLIFVEKPE, via the coding sequence TTGACGGGACATATTAGAATTGTTAATGATCCTCTGGATCTAGTTCCGCTTCTGATTACATTCAATGATCCGGATTTTAAGCTGGTTTACAGCCAGTTAAGCAAAAACTGGATGACTGAAGAAGAACTGTCTGAAGAAGCTGATTCTGAGAAAGTACGTGAATGTATTATTCTCTTAAAGAAAGGAAATCTGATTGAAGAGAAGTGGAGAATGCCAAAACCCGGTGGAAAACCGGCAATGGAATTTAAAACAACATACAGCAAATTCAGGGCAAATTTCCAGTGCCCTATGGATGACCTTGGAGATATAATATACATATCCGTCTCAAACAACGGGGACCTCAGAAACAGGGCAGACGAAATAATAAAAGATGTACGCGCAGGAAATAATTCTGTCAATGACATCGGAAGAAAATACGGGATAAGTCCTGTGTTTGTGAAAGGTCTTGCAAAAAGAATATCAAATCTTGAAGTAAAGGGGCAGGGGCTGATCTTTGTTGAAAAACCAGAATGA
- a CDS encoding DEAD/DEAH box helicase — protein sequence MKIIIYPKKSQYSLFFYNKLSVTATGTVELSKTSRGYRPKNFRIRHAGGRHYKNTPTKELINLIRHADIRITSEDKKIESFLSDLQIKFTPLTACRICLVEDRITPLKNKNSVSYGKEKICLDCAKKELRRELGFMGGMGIMSTDHLERLLELYMDLDRVLAIVQPENPEKSNTLFDTLQAHEIKETTALKDLPLPKKFIEASGVENLMPVQELCVKSGLLSGRDILAVAATASGKTFIGEMAGIKNHSEGRGNMLFLVPLVALANQKYSRFTKRYPYLNVALKTGVSRLNIPETKVKARRNIESSIIVGTYEGIDHHLRLGRELKNIGTVVIDEVQTLEDPERGHRLDGLIARLKTVAPQAQYLYLSATIGLPHLLAKKLNAELVSYAERPVALERHLIFLEKKQKVPTIKRMVTIEFQKKSSKGYRGQTIVFTNSRAKCHEIAEAIGKNAAPYHAGLTAKEKHEVEDKFENGKISSVVTTAALAAGVDFPASQVIFESLAMGIEWLKVQEFLQMMGRAGRPDYHDIGKVVILAEPGASYSRETKITEEEVAINLLKGEMFEVAPVYDDEQSSEEFAANAIICKGNIKDIEKMQNTMVGEMQDIEGVLRKEGLISYNRDRITVSPLARIMAEHFIGIERLRMITKLVKVKKDPLDIVAELDCPEDD from the coding sequence ATGAAAATTATTATTTACCCTAAAAAAAGCCAGTATAGCCTTTTTTTTTACAACAAGCTTTCTGTTACAGCAACAGGAACGGTTGAGCTTTCAAAGACCTCAAGAGGTTACCGGCCGAAAAATTTCCGGATCAGGCATGCCGGCGGCAGGCATTACAAAAATACACCGACAAAAGAGCTGATCAACTTAATCAGGCACGCTGACATCAGAATAACATCAGAAGACAAAAAAATAGAATCATTTCTCTCAGATCTTCAGATTAAATTCACTCCTCTTACAGCATGCAGAATCTGCCTGGTTGAGGACAGGATAACACCGCTTAAGAATAAAAATTCAGTCAGTTACGGAAAGGAGAAGATCTGCCTTGACTGTGCAAAGAAGGAGCTTAGAAGAGAACTTGGCTTCATGGGCGGCATGGGGATTATGTCCACCGACCACCTTGAAAGGCTTCTGGAACTGTATATGGATCTTGACAGGGTTTTAGCGATAGTTCAGCCTGAAAATCCGGAAAAATCAAATACCCTCTTTGACACACTCCAGGCACATGAGATAAAGGAGACAACGGCGTTAAAAGACCTGCCACTCCCCAAAAAATTCATTGAGGCATCAGGTGTAGAAAATCTTATGCCTGTACAGGAGTTATGCGTCAAAAGCGGCCTTTTATCTGGGCGTGACATCCTCGCCGTTGCGGCGACTGCAAGCGGAAAGACGTTCATAGGTGAGATGGCAGGCATAAAAAACCATTCCGAAGGCAGGGGAAATATGCTCTTCTTAGTGCCACTGGTAGCCCTTGCAAACCAGAAATACTCAAGGTTTACCAAAAGATACCCTTACCTGAATGTCGCCCTTAAAACCGGAGTTTCAAGGCTCAATATTCCTGAAACGAAGGTAAAGGCACGCAGAAATATAGAATCATCAATAATTGTCGGGACATATGAGGGAATAGATCATCACCTGAGGCTTGGAAGGGAGTTAAAAAATATCGGTACGGTTGTGATTGATGAAGTTCAGACCCTTGAAGACCCTGAAAGGGGGCACAGGCTTGACGGACTGATTGCAAGGCTGAAAACAGTTGCACCGCAGGCGCAGTATCTCTACCTCAGCGCCACAATCGGCCTGCCGCATCTCCTTGCAAAGAAACTCAATGCAGAACTTGTCAGTTATGCGGAACGGCCGGTTGCCCTTGAGAGGCATCTAATCTTTCTGGAGAAGAAGCAGAAAGTGCCGACCATAAAGAGGATGGTGACAATTGAATTTCAGAAGAAGTCATCCAAAGGCTACAGGGGTCAGACGATAGTCTTCACGAATTCAAGGGCAAAATGCCATGAAATTGCTGAGGCTATCGGAAAAAATGCCGCGCCATACCATGCAGGACTTACTGCAAAGGAGAAGCACGAGGTTGAGGATAAGTTTGAGAACGGAAAAATCTCTTCCGTTGTAACGACTGCGGCACTTGCTGCCGGTGTTGACTTTCCGGCATCACAGGTCATCTTTGAATCGCTTGCAATGGGTATTGAGTGGCTCAAGGTGCAGGAGTTCTTACAGATGATGGGAAGGGCCGGAAGACCTGATTACCATGACATCGGAAAGGTTGTAATTCTTGCAGAGCCGGGTGCATCATACTCAAGAGAGACAAAGATCACTGAAGAGGAAGTTGCAATAAACCTTCTTAAGGGTGAGATGTTTGAAGTCGCCCCTGTCTATGACGATGAACAGTCTTCAGAGGAATTCGCCGCCAATGCAATCATCTGCAAAGGAAATATAAAGGATATTGAGAAGATGCAGAATACAATGGTCGGGGAGATGCAGGATATTGAAGGGGTTTTAAGGAAAGAAGGGCTGATCTCATACAACAGGGACAGGATAACAGTATCCCCGCTTGCAAGGATAATGGCTGAGCATTTCATAGGTATTGAAAGGCTCAGAATGATAACAAAACTTGTTAAAGTTAAAAAAGATCCTCTTGATATTGTAGCCGAACTTGACTGCCCTGAAGATGACTGA
- a CDS encoding rubredoxin, protein MAEKMKCSVCGHIYNSEKGDAGIKPGTLFSEVPEDWRCPVCGANKSDFVKTE, encoded by the coding sequence ATGGCTGAAAAGATGAAATGCTCAGTATGCGGCCACATCTACAATTCAGAAAAAGGTGATGCCGGAATCAAACCCGGCACTTTGTTCAGTGAAGTGCCGGAAGACTGGAGATGCCCGGTCTGCGGAGCAAATAAAAGTGATTTCGTAAAAACAGAATAA
- a CDS encoding desulfoferrodoxin, with protein MPEKFEFYKGKECNGIVMPINPYEGDLSCCGSEMELLEEKTADFKNEKHVPVIEKVDGGIKVTVGSTLHPMAEEHHIEWIAIADGDCFMLKYLKPGDEPSAIFPVDNIAVKAFEHCNVHGLWTNKK; from the coding sequence ATGCCAGAAAAATTTGAATTTTATAAAGGTAAGGAATGTAACGGAATTGTGATGCCCATCAATCCATATGAGGGAGACCTCTCATGCTGTGGCAGTGAAATGGAGCTTTTGGAAGAGAAAACAGCAGACTTTAAAAATGAGAAGCATGTCCCGGTGATTGAGAAGGTGGACGGCGGAATTAAGGTGACTGTCGGCTCGACACTGCATCCAATGGCAGAGGAGCACCACATTGAATGGATAGCAATAGCTGACGGGGACTGCTTCATGCTGAAATACCTAAAGCCCGGAGATGAACCTTCAGCCATATTTCCGGTGGACAACATCGCAGTAAAAGCTTTTGAACACTGTAATGTCCACGGCCTGTGGACAAACAAAAAGTAA